The following are from one region of the Sorghum bicolor cultivar BTx623 chromosome 2, Sorghum_bicolor_NCBIv3, whole genome shotgun sequence genome:
- the LOC8077521 gene encoding CASP-like protein 4B1 — protein MHMDMAMTTTTTTTTTPKSTSSSPGAYVAKPPPPPPGYVDVVHNKAAPAAYDSYNGRRQGGGAAATATSRASSDYDEDRYQQQAAAGARALDGLLLLLRAAASVMSFVAVALVASCRHGDWMEFARYPEYRCLLGASVLACVYAAAQALRVFRRMRAAGYGGRSGGGGGLADFAGDQVVAYLLIAASAAALPITLRMRSAVLNVFTDAMTAAISLGFIAFAALALSAMLSGFFTL, from the coding sequence ATGCACATGGACATGGCGAtgaccactaccaccaccaccaccaccacacccAAAAGCACCAGCAGCAGCCCCGGCGCGTACGTCGCCAAgcctcccccgccgccgccgggctacgtcgacgtcgtccacaacaaggcggcgccggcggcgtacGATTCCTACAACGGACGACGACAaggaggcggcgcggcggccacGGCCACCAGCAGGGCCTCCTCCGACTACGACGAAGACCGTTACCagcagcaggcggcggcgggagcGCGGGCGCTGGAcgggctcctgctgctgctgcgcgcggCCGCGTCGGTCATGTCGTTCGTGGCCGTCGCGCTCGTCGCGTCCTGCCGCCACGGCGACTGGATGGAGTTCGCGCGCTACCCGGAGTACAGGTGCCTCCTGGGGGCCTCCGTGCTCGCCTGCGTCTACGCCGCCGCGCAGGCGCTTCGGGTCTTCCGACGGATGCGCGCCGCCGGCTACGGCGGGAGATcgggaggcggaggcggcctCGCGGATTTCGCCGGCGATCAGGTGGTGGCGTATCTGCTCatcgcggcgtcggcggcggctctcCCCATCACCCTCCGCATGAGATCCGCCGTCCTCAACGTCTTCACGGACGCCATGACGGCCGCCATCAGCCTCGGTTTCATCGCCTTTGCAGCGCTCGCCTTGTCCGCCATGCTCTCCGGATTCTTCACACTCTAG